A genomic window from Sorex araneus isolate mSorAra2 chromosome 2, mSorAra2.pri, whole genome shotgun sequence includes:
- the DCTN2 gene encoding dynactin subunit 2, with protein sequence MADPKYADLPGIARNEPDVYETSDLPEDDQAEFDAEELTSTSVEHIIVNPNAAYDKFKDKRVGTKGLDFSDRIGKTKRTGYESGDYEMLGEGLGVKETPQQKYQRLLHEVQELTTEVEKIKTTVKEAATEEKLTPVVLAKQLAALKQQLVASHLEKLLGPDAAINLTDPDGALAKRLLLQLEATKNSKGAVSGGKPASGPAPDGGLVTYELHSRPEQDKFSQAAKVAELEKRLTELEATVRCDQDAQNPLSAGLQGACLMETVELLQAKVSALDVTVLDQVEARLQSVLGKVNEIAKHKASVEDADTQSKVHQLYDTIQRWSPVASTLPELVQRLVTIKQLHEQAMQFGQLLTHLDTTQQMIASSLKDNTTLLTQVQKTMRENLSTVEGNFANIDERMKKLGK encoded by the exons GCCAGGAACGAGCCAGATGTTTATGAGACCAGCGATCTGCCCGAGGATGACCAGGCGGAGTTTGACGCG GAGGAGCTGACCAGTACGAGTGTGGAACACATCATTGTCAACCCCAATGCTGCCTATGACAAGTTTAAAGACAAGAGAGTGGGGACGAAGGGACTTG ATTTCTCAGATCGCATTGGAAAAACCAAGAGGACAGGCTACGAATCTGGAGACTATGAGATG CTCGGAGAGGGCCTGGGAGTAAAGGAGACGCCCCAGCAGAAGTACCAGCGACTTCTACATGAGGTCCAAGAGCTGACAACTGAAGTTGAGAAAATTAAG ACCACAGTGAAGGAGGCCGCCACCGAGGAGAAGCTCACCCCCGTGGTGCTGGCTAAACAGTTGGCAGCGCTGAAGCAGCAGCTGGTGGCTTCCCACCTGGAGAAGCTGCTGGGACCGGATGCGGCGATCAACCTCACTGACCCGGACGGAGCTCTGGCTAA GCGCTTATTGCTGCAGCTGGAAGCAACGAAGAACAGCAAAGGGGCGGTTTCAGGGGGCAAGCCCGCCAGTGGGCCCGCCCCAGATGGAGGCCTTGTCACCTACGAACTCCACTCCCGGCCTGAGCAGGACAAGTTCTCTCAAGCTGCCAAA GTTGCAGAACTTGAGAAGCGCCTGACAGAGCTGGAGGCCACTGTACGCTGTGACCAGGATGCTCAG AATCCCCTTTCTGCAGGTCTCCAGGGAGCCTGTTTAATG GAGACTGTAGAGCTGTTGCAGGCAAAGGTGAGCGCCCTGGACGTCACAGTTTTGGACCAAGTGGAGGCCCGGCTACAG AGTGTCCTGGGGAAGGTGAACGAGATTGCCAAGCACAAAGCCTCTGTAGAGGATGCAGACACACAGAGCAAG GTGCACCAACTGTACGACACCATACAGCGCTGGAGCCCTGTTGCCTCCACCCTTCCCGAGCTGGTGCAGAGACTCGTCACCATCAAGCAGCTGCATGAGCAAG CCATGCAATTCGGCCAGCTCCTGACACACCTGGATACCACACAGCAGATGATTGCTAGTTCCCTCAAGGACAACACTACACTCCTGACTCAG